A genomic window from Megalobrama amblycephala isolate DHTTF-2021 linkage group LG2, ASM1881202v1, whole genome shotgun sequence includes:
- the LOC125262878 gene encoding C-type lectin domain family 4 member M-like — protein MKIKRSTTSKMHREDGQTTDVYENDGVIKGKIGKEITNAMQESDFVKIRSSRAAPVCLVLLCVLLLSAAAVLAVMFTLCHAQERQLTNNTNLTEERIQLQISNTNLTIERDQLQTRNTNLTKEKDQLQIRNTNLTSERDQLQTRNTDLTRERDQLQLRNTDLTRERDQLQIKNTDLTRVRDQLQIRNTDLTRERDQLQIRNIELTNERDRLSSNNLVLVNQRDQLNKEKNELLKSLSEKDGWTYYKSNLYLLSSEMMSWTESRRYCAERGADLIIINNREEQNFVIWKMSAGVRVWIGLNDIDVENMWKWVDGSTLTSSFWASDEPTGQRRENCALTHGSGWADYPCNDYFQCICEKRILN, from the exons atgaaaataaagagaAGTACAACCTCAAAAATGCACAGAGAAGATGGACAAACCACTGATGTCTACGAAAATGATGGCGTTATAAAAGGTAAAATTGGAAAAGAGATCACAAACGCAATGCAAG aaagtgattttgtgaAGATCAGAAGCTCCAGAGCAGCTCCAGTGTGTTTGGTGCTGCTGTGTGTTCTTCTGCTATCTGCAGCCGCAGTGCTGGCTGTCATGTTTACGTTATGTCATGCTCAAGAGAGACAACTAACCAACAATACCAACCTCACAGAAGAGAGAATCCAGCTACAAATCAGCAATACCAACCTCACAATAGAGAGAGACCAGCTACAAACCAGGAATACCAACCTCACAAAAGAGAAAGACCAGCTACAAATCAGGAATACCAACCTCACAAGTGAGAGAGACCAACTACAAACCAGGAATACTGACCTCACAAGAGAAAGAGACCAGCTACAACTCAGGAATACCGACCtaacgagagagagagaccagctACAAATCAAGAATACCGACCTCACAAGAGTGAGAGACCAGCTGCAAATCAGGAATACCGACCTAACAAGAGAGAGAGACCAGCTTCAAATCAGGAACATTGAACTGACAAATGAGAGAGATAGGTTATCATCAAATAACCTTGTACTGGTTAATCAAAGAGACCAGTTAAATAAGGAGAAAAACGAACTGTTAAAAAGTCTTAGTGAAAAGG ATGGATGGACTTACTATAAATCCAATCTTTATTTGCTTTCCTCTGAGATGATGAGCTGGACTGAAAGCAGAAGATATTGTGCAGAGAGAGGAGCAgatctgatcatcataaacaaCAGAGAAGAACAA aattttgtTATTTGGAAAATGTCTGCTGGTGTTAGAGTCTGGATTGGTCTGAATGACATTGATGTGGAGAACATGTGGAAATGGGTTGATGGCAGCACACTGACCTCTTC GTTCTGGGCGAGTGATGAGCCTACTGGACAAAGAAGAGAGAACTGTGCTCTAACTCATGGATCAGGATGGGCTGATTATCCATgcaatgattattttcaatgtatCTGTGAGAAGAgaattttaaattaa